In one window of Rhodopseudomonas palustris HaA2 DNA:
- a CDS encoding VOC family protein gives MSKITPCLWFASEAEEAANFYVSLLPDSRIETVQRSVVDTPGAPAGAILLVEFILAGHRYMALNGGTPMNFTHAVSFMIDCKDQTEVDRLWDALLDGGVADQCGWLRDRYGLSWQIVPSILPKLFNGPDRDGAQRAMQAMMEMVKLDGDALQRAYDGAAV, from the coding sequence ATGTCGAAGATTACGCCGTGCCTTTGGTTCGCCAGCGAAGCCGAGGAGGCGGCGAATTTCTACGTTTCGCTGCTGCCCGACTCGCGGATCGAAACCGTGCAGCGCAGCGTGGTCGATACGCCCGGCGCCCCGGCGGGGGCGATCCTGCTGGTCGAGTTCATCCTCGCCGGTCACCGCTACATGGCGCTCAACGGTGGCACGCCGATGAATTTCACCCACGCCGTGTCCTTCATGATCGATTGCAAAGACCAGACCGAGGTCGACCGGCTGTGGGATGCGCTGCTCGACGGCGGCGTGGCGGATCAGTGTGGCTGGCTGCGGGATCGCTACGGGTTGTCCTGGCAGATCGTCCCGTCGATCCTGCCCAAGCTGTTCAACGGCCCAGACCGCGACGGCGCCCAACGGGCGATGCAGGCGATGATGGAGATGGTGAAGCTCGACGGCGACGCGCTGCAACGAGCCTACGATGGTGCGGCAGTATAG
- a CDS encoding efflux RND transporter permease subunit, protein MRWFNLSAWAVAHPALILFLIVALGVSGIYSYQRLGRAEDPSFTVKVAVISVIWPGATAREMQEQVADPIEKKLQELPYFEKVQTYSKASFAAMQVTFRDSTPPPEVPHLFYLLRKKLWDVAPQLPSDLIGPTINDEYSDVDSILYMMTGDGADYAQLKKTAEGLRQRLLKVDNVTKVNVYGTQDERIYVEFSHAKLATLGLTPQALFDSLAKQNAVTPAGIVETSSQRVPLRVTGALDGVKAVAETPVESNGRLFRLGDIATVSHGYVDPTDYMVRQKGQPAIGIGVVTARGANILELGEQVKAATAEFMGEVPQGIEIEQIADQPLVVKHAVGEFMMSFIEALVIVLFVSFLALGWRTGIVVALSVPLVLAIVFIVMNVMSLDLHRITLGALIIALGLLVDDAIIAVEMMVVKMEQGWDRARAASFAWESTAFPMLTGTLVTAVGFLPIGFANSSVGEYAGGIFWIVAIALVASWFVAVIFTPYIGVKLLPDFAGKKGHNPDEVYHTRIYRALRAGVAWCVRWRGTVVLATVGIFVASVVGFGHVQQQFFPLSERPELFLQLRLPEGTAFNVTMNTVKQAETLLKDDGDIATYTAYVGKGSPRFWMGLNPQLPTESFAEIVIVAKDVASRERIKARLEQAAHDGRLAEARVRVDRFNFGPPVGFPVQFRVIGSDAAKVREIAYQVRDVVKANPNVIDPHLDWNEQSPYLKLAVDQDRARALGLTPRDVSQALAMLISGTQVTTVRDGVEKIGVVARAVPSERLDLGRIGELTITARNGVAVPLSQVAKVEYAHEEPILWRRNRDMAITVRADVVDGVQAPDVTNAIWPQLEKIRAGLPSAYRIETGGAIEESAKGNASIFILFPVMVIVMLTLLMIQLQSFPRLLLVFLTAPLGVIGASLGLNVANAPFGFVALLGLIALAGMIMRNTVILVDQIETDVAQGSTRRVAIVEATVRRARPVVLTALAAILAMIPLSRSAFWGPMAITIMGGLFVATFLTLFYLPGLYALWFRNSLDERGGDSAADPAPQHGDQAQPAFPLAAAAE, encoded by the coding sequence ATGCGTTGGTTCAATCTGTCGGCGTGGGCGGTCGCGCATCCGGCGCTGATCTTGTTCCTCATCGTGGCGTTGGGCGTCTCCGGGATCTACTCGTATCAGCGGCTCGGTCGCGCCGAGGATCCGTCGTTCACTGTCAAGGTCGCGGTGATCTCGGTGATCTGGCCGGGCGCCACCGCCAGAGAAATGCAGGAACAGGTCGCCGACCCGATCGAGAAGAAACTGCAGGAACTGCCGTATTTCGAGAAGGTGCAGACCTATTCGAAAGCGTCCTTCGCGGCGATGCAGGTGACCTTCCGCGACTCGACGCCGCCGCCCGAAGTGCCGCATCTGTTCTATCTGCTGCGCAAGAAGCTGTGGGACGTCGCGCCGCAGCTTCCGAGCGATCTGATAGGACCGACCATCAACGACGAATACAGCGACGTCGATTCCATCCTGTACATGATGACCGGCGACGGCGCCGACTACGCGCAGCTGAAGAAGACGGCCGAAGGCCTGCGTCAGCGCCTGCTGAAAGTCGACAACGTCACCAAGGTCAACGTCTACGGCACCCAGGACGAGCGGATCTATGTCGAGTTCTCGCACGCCAAGCTCGCCACGCTCGGCCTGACGCCGCAAGCGCTGTTCGACTCCCTCGCCAAGCAGAATGCGGTGACGCCGGCGGGCATCGTGGAGACCTCGTCGCAGCGTGTGCCGCTGCGTGTCACCGGTGCGCTCGACGGCGTCAAGGCGGTGGCCGAGACGCCGGTCGAAAGCAACGGCCGACTGTTCAGGCTCGGCGACATCGCCACCGTCTCGCACGGTTATGTCGATCCGACCGACTACATGGTGCGGCAGAAGGGCCAGCCGGCGATCGGCATCGGCGTGGTCACCGCGCGGGGCGCCAACATTCTCGAACTCGGCGAGCAGGTGAAGGCCGCGACCGCGGAGTTCATGGGCGAGGTGCCGCAGGGCATCGAGATCGAGCAGATCGCCGATCAGCCGTTGGTGGTCAAGCACGCCGTCGGCGAGTTCATGATGTCGTTCATCGAGGCGCTGGTGATCGTCCTGTTCGTGTCGTTCCTGGCGCTCGGTTGGCGCACCGGCATCGTGGTGGCGCTGTCGGTGCCGCTGGTGCTGGCGATCGTCTTCATCGTGATGAACGTCATGTCGCTCGACCTCCACCGCATCACGCTCGGCGCGCTGATCATCGCGCTCGGACTATTGGTCGACGACGCCATCATCGCGGTCGAGATGATGGTGGTGAAGATGGAGCAGGGCTGGGATCGCGCCCGCGCCGCGTCCTTCGCATGGGAATCGACCGCGTTTCCGATGCTGACCGGCACGCTGGTCACCGCGGTGGGGTTTCTGCCGATCGGCTTCGCCAATTCCTCGGTCGGCGAATATGCCGGAGGCATTTTCTGGATCGTGGCGATCGCGCTGGTCGCGTCGTGGTTCGTCGCGGTGATCTTCACGCCCTATATCGGCGTCAAGCTGCTGCCGGATTTCGCCGGCAAGAAGGGCCACAATCCCGACGAGGTGTATCACACGAGGATCTATCGCGCGTTGCGCGCCGGCGTCGCCTGGTGCGTGCGCTGGCGCGGCACCGTCGTGCTGGCCACGGTCGGCATCTTCGTCGCATCGGTGGTCGGCTTCGGCCACGTTCAGCAGCAGTTCTTCCCGCTGTCCGAGCGGCCCGAACTGTTCCTGCAGTTGCGCCTGCCGGAAGGCACGGCGTTCAACGTCACCATGAACACCGTCAAGCAGGCCGAGACGCTGCTCAAGGACGACGGCGATATCGCCACCTATACCGCCTATGTCGGCAAGGGCTCGCCTCGGTTCTGGATGGGGCTCAATCCGCAGCTGCCCACCGAATCCTTCGCCGAGATCGTGATCGTCGCGAAGGACGTCGCGTCGCGCGAACGGATCAAGGCGCGGCTCGAACAGGCGGCGCATGACGGCCGGCTCGCCGAGGCGCGGGTCCGCGTCGACCGTTTCAACTTCGGCCCGCCGGTCGGCTTTCCGGTGCAGTTCCGAGTGATCGGTTCGGACGCCGCCAAGGTGCGCGAGATCGCCTACCAGGTCCGCGACGTGGTCAAGGCCAATCCCAACGTGATCGATCCGCATCTCGACTGGAACGAGCAATCACCCTATCTGAAACTCGCCGTCGATCAGGACCGCGCCCGCGCGCTCGGATTGACGCCGCGAGACGTCTCCCAGGCGCTGGCGATGCTTATCTCCGGCACGCAGGTGACGACGGTGCGTGATGGCGTCGAAAAGATCGGCGTGGTCGCCCGCGCGGTGCCGTCGGAACGGCTCGATCTCGGCCGGATCGGCGAACTGACCATCACCGCGCGCAACGGCGTGGCGGTACCGCTGTCGCAAGTCGCCAAGGTCGAATATGCGCACGAGGAGCCGATCCTGTGGCGGCGCAACCGCGACATGGCGATCACCGTGCGCGCCGACGTCGTCGACGGTGTGCAGGCGCCGGACGTCACCAATGCGATCTGGCCGCAACTCGAGAAGATCCGCGCCGGCCTGCCGTCCGCCTACCGGATCGAGACGGGCGGCGCGATCGAGGAATCCGCCAAGGGCAATGCGTCGATCTTCATCCTGTTTCCGGTGATGGTGATCGTGATGCTGACGCTGCTGATGATCCAGTTGCAGAGCTTCCCGCGGCTGCTGCTGGTGTTCCTCACCGCGCCGCTCGGCGTCATCGGCGCTTCGCTCGGCCTCAACGTCGCCAATGCGCCGTTCGGCTTCGTCGCGCTACTCGGGCTGATCGCGCTGGCCGGCATGATCATGCGCAACACCGTCATTCTGGTCGATCAGATCGAGACCGACGTCGCGCAGGGTTCGACCCGGCGCGTCGCGATCGTCGAGGCCACCGTGCGCCGGGCCCGGCCGGTGGTGCTGACGGCGCTCGCGGCGATCCTGGCGATGATCCCGCTGTCGCGTTCCGCCTTCTGGGGGCCGATGGCCATCACCATCATGGGCGGCCTGTTCGTCGCCACCTTCCTGACGCTGTTCTATCTGCCGGGGTTGTACGCGCTGTGGTTCCGCAACAGCCTCGATGAACGCGGTGGTGACAGCGCCGCCGATCCTGCGCCGCAGCATGGGGACCAGGCGCAGCCTGCGTTTCCGCTTGCCGCAGCGGCCGAATAA
- a CDS encoding flavin reductase family protein, with amino-acid sequence MTDLHSYEPSNGHGLKHDPFNAIIAPRPIGWISSCDAEGHVNLAPYSFFNAFNYTPPLIGFSSTERKDTVANIEQTGEFVWNLVTMDLAHAMNATAATVPPEVDEFELGKLTKLPSRLVKPPRVAESPVSFECRMSDIIQLKAADGTRTDAWLTIGEVVAVHIDKRLIKDGVYQTALARPIVRAGRRGDYFEIRPDAMFEMPRPA; translated from the coding sequence GTGACCGACCTGCACTCCTACGAACCCTCCAACGGCCATGGCCTCAAGCACGATCCGTTCAACGCCATCATCGCGCCGCGGCCGATCGGCTGGATTTCGTCCTGCGACGCCGAGGGCCACGTCAACCTCGCGCCTTACAGTTTCTTCAATGCCTTCAACTACACGCCGCCGCTGATCGGCTTCTCCTCGACGGAGCGGAAGGACACCGTTGCCAACATCGAGCAGACCGGCGAATTCGTCTGGAATCTGGTGACGATGGATCTGGCTCATGCGATGAATGCGACGGCCGCGACGGTTCCCCCTGAGGTCGACGAGTTCGAATTGGGCAAGCTCACCAAGCTGCCGAGCCGCCTGGTGAAGCCGCCGCGCGTCGCCGAGAGCCCGGTGTCGTTCGAATGCCGGATGTCCGACATTATCCAACTCAAGGCCGCCGACGGCACCAGGACCGATGCCTGGCTGACGATCGGCGAGGTCGTCGCGGTGCACATCGACAAGCGGCTGATCAAGGACGGCGTCTATCAGACCGCACTGGCCCGCCCGATCGTCCGCGCCGGCCGTCGCGGCGACTATTTCGAGATCCGGCCCGACGCGATGTTCGAGATGCCGCGCCCCGCCTGA
- a CDS encoding TetR/AcrR family transcriptional regulator, with amino-acid sequence MTLTSDNTEADMRHRILVVAERLFRQIGYQKTTVADIAKVLQMSPANVYRFFDSKKAIHKGVARHLMGEVEQAADSIAAARGPAAERLRDLLTTVHRMNCERYIGDEKLHEMVAIAMEENWDVCVSHMQHVTGLIGKVIAEGAESGEFAVANVPMAAQCTCTSMMRFFHPQMIAQAFHKDGPTPDQMIDFVLAGLGAKRRAISP; translated from the coding sequence ATGACGTTGACGTCCGACAATACCGAAGCCGATATGCGGCACCGCATCCTCGTGGTCGCGGAGCGGCTGTTCCGTCAGATCGGCTATCAGAAGACCACCGTGGCCGACATCGCCAAGGTGCTGCAGATGAGCCCGGCGAATGTGTACCGCTTCTTCGATTCGAAGAAGGCGATCCACAAGGGCGTGGCGCGGCATCTGATGGGCGAGGTCGAGCAGGCCGCGGACAGCATCGCGGCGGCGCGGGGCCCTGCGGCCGAGCGGCTGCGCGATCTGCTCACCACCGTGCACCGCATGAACTGCGAGCGCTACATCGGCGACGAGAAGTTGCACGAGATGGTCGCGATCGCGATGGAGGAGAACTGGGACGTCTGCGTCAGCCATATGCAGCACGTCACCGGACTGATCGGCAAGGTCATCGCGGAGGGCGCCGAGAGCGGCGAGTTCGCCGTTGCCAACGTGCCGATGGCGGCGCAGTGCACCTGCACCTCGATGATGCGTTTCTTCCACCCGCAAATGATCGCGCAGGCGTTCCACAAGGACGGGCCGACGCCCGATCAAATGATCGACTTCGTGCTGGCCGGGCTTGGTGCTAAGAGACGGGCGATATCCCCCTAG
- a CDS encoding efflux RND transporter periplasmic adaptor subunit, whose protein sequence is MFAHPMFDGLFRLFAGFMLALVALALAGCDEQKATRDRPARPVLVDTVYYAAASPKRSFVGTIRPRIETDIGFRVAGKVAQRLVEVGQTVEPGQTLALLDQTDLKLQAEQADAEHSAAKGVLAQARASENRAKELRAKGWATEAQMDQARAAADEARARFARAERSVDLTRNALSYASLVADTRGVVTAALIDSGQVVSAGQAAFRIARFGEKEAVVAIPETLITRATQGVASVSLWSEPGRSYAAKLREVAPMADPATRTFLAKFTLPDADDRVVLGMTATLTLADPDTLRVARVPLSALFNQGGTPSVYVVDSAGQVTLKPVTVKAYETEKVVIGGGVEDGAKVVVLGVQKLDPAEKVRVVSSLSF, encoded by the coding sequence ATGTTTGCGCATCCGATGTTCGATGGATTGTTCCGGCTGTTCGCGGGCTTCATGCTCGCGCTTGTGGCGCTCGCTCTGGCCGGATGTGATGAGCAGAAGGCCACCCGGGATCGTCCAGCGCGGCCTGTTCTGGTCGACACTGTCTACTATGCCGCCGCTTCGCCGAAGCGCAGCTTTGTCGGAACGATTCGGCCGCGGATCGAAACCGATATCGGCTTTCGGGTCGCCGGCAAGGTCGCTCAGCGCCTCGTCGAGGTCGGCCAGACGGTGGAGCCCGGCCAGACGCTGGCGTTGCTCGACCAGACCGATCTCAAATTGCAAGCCGAGCAGGCGGACGCCGAGCACAGCGCGGCCAAGGGCGTGCTGGCGCAGGCGAGGGCCTCGGAAAATCGCGCCAAGGAGCTCCGCGCCAAAGGCTGGGCGACCGAGGCTCAGATGGACCAGGCGCGCGCGGCCGCCGACGAGGCGCGCGCCCGCTTTGCCCGCGCCGAGCGCTCGGTCGACCTGACCCGCAACGCGCTGTCCTACGCCAGCCTGGTGGCCGACACCCGTGGCGTCGTCACCGCGGCGCTGATCGACTCCGGACAGGTGGTCTCGGCGGGGCAGGCGGCCTTCCGCATCGCGCGGTTCGGCGAGAAGGAGGCGGTGGTGGCGATCCCGGAGACGCTGATCACCCGGGCGACCCAGGGCGTCGCCAGCGTTTCGCTGTGGTCGGAGCCGGGTCGCAGCTATGCGGCGAAGCTGCGGGAGGTCGCGCCGATGGCCGATCCCGCGACCCGCACGTTTCTCGCCAAGTTCACCCTGCCCGATGCCGACGACCGCGTCGTGCTCGGGATGACCGCGACGCTGACGCTGGCCGATCCGGACACGCTCCGCGTCGCCCGGGTGCCGCTGTCGGCGCTGTTCAATCAGGGTGGCACGCCGTCGGTCTATGTCGTGGACTCCGCCGGACAGGTGACGCTGAAGCCGGTGACGGTGAAGGCCTATGAGACCGAGAAGGTCGTGATCGGCGGCGGCGTCGAGGACGGCGCCAAGGTGGTCGTGCTCGGGGTGCAGAAGCTCGATCCGGCCGAGAAGGTTCGGGTCGTGTCGTCGCTGTCGTTCTAG
- a CDS encoding DeoR/GlpR family DNA-binding transcription regulator, translated as MTALSHRQSEILNLARASGRVMVDDLARRFDVSAQTIRKDLNDLCDQRSLTRIHGGAIIASGVENLAYEARRFVAAEEKRAIGVAAASQIPDGCSLFINIGTTTEEVASALTSHQDLLVITNNLNVAMLLYKYPRIEVIVAGGTVRRSDGAVIGSAAIGLIGQFKVDYAIIGASAIDEEGALLDFDYREVQASQAIIANARSVMLVADSTKLRRSAPVRIAHLSQIQTFVTDEALPPALQSICDTRGIEVIAALPKRADDLDESAA; from the coding sequence GTGACTGCTCTGAGCCATCGCCAATCGGAAATTCTCAATCTGGCCCGCGCCTCCGGACGGGTGATGGTGGACGATCTCGCCCGCCGCTTCGACGTCTCGGCACAGACCATCCGCAAGGATCTCAATGACCTGTGCGACCAGCGCTCGCTGACCCGCATTCACGGCGGCGCCATCATCGCCTCCGGGGTCGAGAATCTCGCCTATGAGGCGCGCCGCTTCGTCGCCGCCGAGGAAAAACGGGCGATCGGCGTTGCGGCGGCCTCGCAGATCCCCGACGGCTGCTCGCTGTTCATCAACATCGGCACGACGACGGAGGAGGTCGCGAGCGCCCTGACCTCGCACCAGGATCTGCTAGTGATCACCAACAACCTCAACGTCGCGATGCTGCTGTACAAATATCCCCGGATCGAGGTCATCGTCGCCGGCGGCACCGTGCGTCGCTCCGACGGCGCGGTCATCGGCTCGGCGGCGATCGGCCTGATCGGCCAGTTCAAGGTCGACTACGCGATCATCGGCGCCTCGGCGATCGACGAGGAGGGCGCCTTGCTCGATTTCGACTATCGCGAGGTGCAGGCGTCGCAGGCGATCATCGCCAACGCCCGCAGCGTGATGCTGGTCGCCGATTCGACCAAGTTGCGGCGTAGCGCGCCGGTCCGGATCGCGCATCTCAGCCAGATCCAGACCTTCGTCACCGACGAGGCGCTGCCGCCGGCGCTGCAGAGCATCTGCGATACGCGCGGTATCGAAGTGATTGCGGCGTTGCCCAAGCGCGCCGACGATCTCGATGAGAGCGCTGCCTAG